The genomic region AAAAGCAATGCTTGCAACTTTAAAATCGAAAATTCCTGTTTACGACAAGGCTTTGGAGCAGATAAAGACCAAAGAAGAGTCGAAAGCACTCTCAAAATTGGATTTATTGCGCGATGATGCGGTGCAAGCGCTGCATTATAGCATCTTACCGTACAAAAAAACGAAGAAAGACGACTTGCAGAAGGCTTATCACGCCATAAGTATCGTTCTTGAAGAGTACAAAGGGCTTAAAGGCGAGGCTTATGAGCAGGAAACTAAGGATATTGACATTCTGGTTTCGAAATTAAAGGGTAGCGATTTGGCACCTCACTTGGCGAGCTTAAAAATTGACCACTTTGTTGATGAGCTTGAGCAGGCAAACAAGGAGTTTAAGGAACTTTTCAGCCAGCGTTCGGTACAGGGC from Capnocytophaga haemolytica harbors:
- a CDS encoding DUF6261 family protein; protein product: MKKNKLVSLDYRRLYNSEFSQFFTRLVDDFDKSGLNLEEDESLKAMLATLKSKIPVYDKALEQIKTKEESKALSKLDLLRDDAVQALHYSILPYKKTKKDDLQKAYHAISIVLEEYKGLKGEAYEQETKDIDILVSKLKGSDLAPHLASLKIDHFVDELEQANKEFKELFSQRSVQGFQKESYNIKELRAELGDLYKKFATYTLAMAEVKGNEFFTKALGVVNNSRKYFSDTMARRQPSSNKKNS